In Kwoniella pini CBS 10737 chromosome 2, complete sequence, a single genomic region encodes these proteins:
- a CDS encoding tyrosine-tRNA ligase: MILATNVFLTRQPIPRRICRLLRRRNFGSETKSIIQELDERGFIAALTSPKLHQHVSKPTTIYAGVDPSASSLHVGNLLPLLGLLHFQAKGHQSICLIGGATGSIGDPSGRSTERKSLTSEELKINIEGIKSQIDRFFKNGSEYLEKRGITIIDNEKGKGKEKEKEDIGVKIVDNFEWTKNVTLLDFLRGPGKLSRVSTMLSRDSVKNRLSSDSGISFTEFTYQLLQAFDFSHLWKNYGCKIQLGGSDQWGNIIAGIDLIKRTHSSSLEGISEKGESIHEIEEKNEIVAYGITIPLLTTSTGEKFGKSAGNAIWLDENKTSPAEFYQFFLRTTDEDVSKYLKLFTFLSIEKIEKIMKEHELLKSERIPQNILASEITELIHGKEGLENALKIKEILFPSTSNSKQENIIKSKEILKLFKNDKRFFKLNFNEISKISISKLCVKFNLTKSNSESNKFIENGNLFLNNKKILNSKEFIKKEILFDNKIAILKIGNKKHLILYLD; the protein is encoded by the exons ATGATCCTTGCCACAAATGTTTTCTTAACTCGTCAACCTATACCCCGTCGAATATGTCGATTACTTCGCCGGCGGAATTTCGGATCTGAAACTAAATCTATTATACAAGAATTGGACGAAAGGGGTTTCATAGCGGCATTGACAAG TCCGAAATTACATCAACACGTTTCGAAACCCACAACGATTTACGCAGGTGTAGATCCATCTGCATCTTCTTTACATGTTGGTAatcttttacctttattagGATTATTACATTTTCAAGCAAAAGgtcatcaatcaatatgTCTT ATTGGAGGAGCAACAGGATCAATAGGTGATCCATCAGGTAGATCAACAGAACGTAAATCTTTAActtcagaagaattaaaaatcaatatagaaggtataaaaaGTCAGATTGAtagatttttcaaaaatggTTCAGAATATCTTGAGAAAAGAggaataacaataatagataatgaaaaaggaaaaggaaaagaaaaagaaaaagaagatattggTGTAAAAATCgttgataattttgaatggaCTAAAAATGTTACTTTATTAGATTTTTTAAGAGGACCTGGGAAATTATCAAGAGTTAGTACAATGTTATCAAGAGATAG TGTCAAAAATCGATTATCCTCTGATTCTGGTATTTCATTTACTGAATTTACTTATCAATTACTTCaagcttttgatttttctcaTTTATGGAAAAATTATGGATGTAAAATACAATTAGGAGGTTCAGATCAATGGGGAAATATAATTGCAGGAatagatttaattaaaagaactcattcatcttcattagAAGGTATTTCAGAAAAGGGGGAATCAATTCAtgaaatagaagaaaaaaatgaaattgtaGCTTATGGAATTACTATACCATTATTAACAACTAGTACAGGAGaaaaatttggtaaatctgCAGGAAATGCAATTTGgttagatgaaaataaaactAGTCCTGCAGAATTTTATCAG TTCTTTCTACGTAcaacagatgaagatgtttcTAAATATCTTAAattatttacttttttatcaattgaaaaaattgaaaaaataatgaaagaacatgaattattaaaatcagAACGAATACCACAAAATATTTTAGCATCAGAAATTACAGAACTTATACATGGAA AGGAAGGTTTAGAAAATGcattaaaaattaaagaaattttatttcCTTCTACTTCAAATAGTAAACAAGAGaatataattaaatcaaaagagattttaaaattgtttaaaaatgataaaagattttttaaattaaattttaatgaaatttcaaaaatttccatttcaaaattatgtgttaaatttaatttaacaaaatcaaattcagaatcaaataaatttattgaaaatggtaatttatttttaaataataaaaaaattttaaattcaaaagaatttattaaaaaagaaattttatttgataataaaattgctattttaaaaattggaaataaGAAACATTTAATCCTTTATTTAgattaa